A window of Lycium ferocissimum isolate CSIRO_LF1 unplaced genomic scaffold, AGI_CSIRO_Lferr_CH_V1 ctg11803, whole genome shotgun sequence contains these coding sequences:
- the LOC132041819 gene encoding GPI-anchored protein LLG1-like: MAFERSCFFLFFFFLAVGLASSSPSYISYDALNVHMRRGLLERFFVKTDCPIDFEKEDFSVLTNQCKGPNYNPVTCCNGLKQIACRYAEEINDENSGCASGMNHFINKKGGYPMGLFSNMCRDDREGLSCATTTGPAINKLRGTFAAKPRGRN; this comes from the exons ATGGCATTTGAAAGATCATgcttcttcttgtttttcttcttccttgCTGTTGGCTTGGCCTCCTCTTCCCCATCCTACATCTCAT ATGACGCGCTTAATGTTCACATGCGCCGTGGCCTTCTTGAAAGGTTTTTCGTGAAGACTGATTGTCCCATTGATTTCGAGAAGGAAGACTTCTCCGTCCTTACAAACCAATGCAAAGGACCAAATTACAACCCAGTGACATGTTGCAATGGGCTTAAGCAAATAGCCTGCAG ATACGCAGAAGAAATAAATGACGAGAACAGTGGGTGTGCGTCGGGCATGAACCACTTCATTAATAAAAAAGGAGGCTACCCAATGGGTCTCTTTAGTAATATGTGCAGAGACGATAGAGAGGGTTTGAGCTGTGCAACCACTACTGGTCCAGCTATAAACAAACTAAGGGGCACTTTTGCTGCAAAACCAAGAGGCAGAAATTAA
- the LOC132041818 gene encoding GPI-anchored protein LLG1-like: MAFERSCFFLFFFILAVGLASSSPTYISYDVLNVHMLGGRGLLENFLVKNDCPIDFEREDFSPLTGQCKGPNYNPLTCCNAFKQVACRYAKELNELENGCATGMFSIINKLYPLELFDKMCKEDKEGLACRPTTGPARNKQTGNAAAKSRGRN, from the exons ATGGCATTTGAAAGATCATgcttcttcttgtttttcttcatCCTTGCTGTTGGCTTGGCCTCCTCTTCCCCAACCTACATCTCAT ATGACGTGCTTAATGTTCACATGCTAGGGGGTCGTGGTCTTCTTGAAAATTTTTTAGTGAAGAATGATTGTCCCATTGATTTCGAGAGAGAAGACTTCTCCCCCCTTACAGGCCAATGCAAAGGACCTAATTACAACCCACTGACATGTTGCAATGCGTTCAAGCAAGTTGCTTGCAG GTATGCAAAAGAGTTAAATGAACTAGAGAATGGGTGCGCCACGGGCATGTTTTCCATCATCAATAAACTTTACCCACTTGAACTCTTTGATAAGATGTGCAAAGAAGATAAAGAGGGTTTGGCCTGTCGCCCCACTACTGGTCCAGCTAGAAACAAACAAACGGGCAATGCTGCTGCAAAATCAAGAGGCAGAAATTAA